The following coding sequences are from one Pseudoalteromonas carrageenovora IAM 12662 window:
- a CDS encoding efflux RND transporter permease subunit has product MSRFFIDRPIFAWVLAIVVMLAGILAIQSLPIAQYPSIAPPAISITATYPGASARTLEDTVTQVIEQKMKGLDGLLYMSSTSESSGSATLTLSFSAETDPDIAQVQVQNKLATATPLLPEEVQRQGVTVAKSARNFLMVLGFVSKDGSMTNIDIGDYVSSNVQDIVSRVEGVGEVQLFGSQYAMRVWLDPAKLQNYKLTPADISASISAQNAQVSAGQLGGMPAIEGQQLNATVTAQSRLQTAEQFEQILVKTNADGSFVRLKDVARVELGGESYRVVARYDGQPASGLGIKLASGANALDTADGVKAAIEELKPYFPEGLDVVVPYDTTPFVSLSIEKVVHTLIEAIVLVFVVMYLFLQNFRATLIPTIAVPVVLLGTFAILYTFGYSINTLTMFAMVLAIGLLVDDAIVVVENVERVMSEEKLSALEATRKSMDEIKGALVGIAMVLSAVFIPMAFFSGSTGIIYRQFSITLVSAMGLSVLVALILTPALCATLLKPSHVHNNDSLFGKFFTGFNRGFDKTNSGAQSFVSRMIHLSKRYLLIYGVIVGGMVYVFSSLPTAFLPDEDQGILFNQVSLPAGSTTQETLEVVKKVENHFLNDQSDAVNGIFTVTGFSFAGSGQNSAIAFVNFKHWDERQGDGLSVQAVAGKAMGYFSTIKEAFVFAFPPPAIVELGTANGFNVFLQDRVGLGHDALLAARNQLLGMAAQSPILAGVRPNGQEDMPELQLDIDLAKAEALGLSQADINSTLATAWGSSYVNDFIDRGRVKKVYLQGDADSRMVPEDLNKWYVRNDSGDMVPFSAFASSFWTYGSPRLERYNGFSAMEIQGSAAPGYSTGQAMDEIERLVKQLPNGIASEWTGISFQERSSSGQAPLLYGLSLLFVFLCLAALYESWSVPFAVMMIVPLGIFGAIMAALGGGLSNDIYLQVGLLTTIGLASKNAILIVEFAIHKMDEGLGLVDAAIAAVRLRLRPILMTSLAFICGVLPLAIASSAGSGAQNALGISIIGGTLASSILVVVFVPLFFVLVRKVFPGKKNDTVKESAQ; this is encoded by the coding sequence ATGTCACGATTTTTTATCGACAGACCCATTTTTGCATGGGTACTGGCAATAGTAGTGATGCTAGCGGGTATTTTGGCGATTCAAAGTTTGCCAATTGCTCAGTATCCGTCAATTGCACCGCCGGCAATTAGTATTACAGCAACGTATCCAGGCGCATCTGCTCGTACGCTTGAAGATACGGTTACGCAGGTAATAGAGCAAAAAATGAAAGGGCTTGATGGCTTGCTATACATGTCATCTACGTCTGAATCGAGTGGTTCAGCAACACTTACACTTTCATTTAGTGCCGAAACAGATCCTGATATTGCACAGGTACAAGTGCAAAATAAATTAGCGACCGCTACACCTCTTTTACCTGAAGAAGTACAAAGGCAAGGTGTAACTGTCGCCAAGTCTGCACGTAACTTTTTGATGGTTTTAGGTTTTGTATCAAAAGATGGCAGCATGACCAATATCGATATTGGTGATTATGTTTCGTCAAACGTTCAAGACATTGTGTCGCGCGTTGAAGGGGTAGGTGAAGTACAATTGTTTGGTTCTCAATACGCTATGCGTGTGTGGTTAGACCCAGCTAAACTACAAAACTACAAGCTAACACCTGCTGATATTAGCGCTTCAATTAGTGCGCAAAATGCACAAGTGTCTGCCGGCCAATTAGGTGGCATGCCCGCAATTGAAGGGCAGCAGTTAAACGCGACTGTTACAGCGCAAAGTCGTTTACAAACTGCTGAGCAGTTTGAACAAATTTTAGTAAAAACAAATGCAGATGGTTCTTTTGTGCGTCTTAAAGATGTTGCGCGTGTTGAGCTTGGCGGCGAAAGTTACCGCGTAGTTGCACGTTACGATGGTCAACCAGCATCGGGTTTAGGTATTAAACTTGCTAGTGGCGCTAACGCACTTGATACAGCTGACGGTGTAAAAGCAGCCATTGAAGAGTTAAAACCATACTTCCCTGAAGGCTTAGATGTCGTCGTACCTTACGACACGACACCGTTTGTATCATTATCAATTGAAAAAGTAGTACATACCCTCATTGAAGCGATTGTGTTGGTATTTGTTGTAATGTACTTATTTTTACAAAACTTCCGCGCAACGCTTATCCCAACTATAGCGGTACCTGTTGTACTACTAGGTACATTCGCGATTTTGTATACTTTTGGTTACTCAATAAATACATTAACTATGTTTGCTATGGTACTGGCCATCGGCCTATTAGTTGATGATGCGATTGTTGTAGTAGAAAACGTTGAACGTGTAATGAGTGAAGAAAAACTCTCTGCGCTTGAAGCAACGCGTAAATCGATGGATGAGATTAAAGGTGCGCTGGTTGGTATTGCAATGGTGCTTTCAGCGGTATTTATTCCAATGGCCTTTTTTAGTGGCTCAACGGGTATTATTTATCGTCAGTTTTCGATTACGCTTGTATCAGCTATGGGCTTATCGGTACTAGTGGCGCTAATTTTAACGCCTGCTTTATGTGCAACGCTTTTAAAGCCAAGCCACGTTCATAATAACGACTCTCTATTTGGTAAGTTTTTCACCGGATTTAACCGTGGTTTTGATAAAACAAACTCAGGTGCTCAAAGCTTTGTGAGTCGTATGATCCATTTATCTAAGCGCTACTTGCTTATTTATGGGGTGATAGTAGGCGGAATGGTTTATGTATTCTCAAGCTTGCCAACGGCATTTTTACCTGATGAAGACCAAGGTATTTTGTTTAACCAAGTATCATTACCAGCAGGCTCTACAACACAAGAAACACTTGAAGTTGTTAAAAAGGTAGAGAATCACTTTTTGAATGACCAATCTGATGCAGTAAACGGTATTTTTACCGTAACTGGTTTTAGTTTTGCAGGTTCTGGTCAAAACTCAGCGATTGCCTTTGTTAACTTTAAGCACTGGGATGAACGCCAAGGTGATGGTTTATCTGTGCAAGCAGTTGCAGGTAAAGCAATGGGCTATTTTTCAACAATTAAAGAGGCATTTGTATTTGCTTTTCCACCACCGGCAATTGTAGAGCTAGGTACAGCCAACGGCTTTAATGTATTTTTACAAGACCGCGTAGGGTTAGGGCACGATGCACTGCTAGCTGCACGAAATCAGTTATTAGGAATGGCTGCGCAAAGCCCAATACTCGCTGGCGTGCGTCCTAATGGTCAAGAAGATATGCCAGAGCTACAGCTTGATATTGACTTAGCAAAAGCAGAAGCACTTGGTTTATCGCAAGCAGATATTAACAGTACGCTTGCCACCGCGTGGGGTAGTAGTTATGTAAATGACTTTATTGACCGTGGCCGTGTTAAAAAAGTATATCTACAAGGTGATGCCGATTCGCGCATGGTACCTGAGGATTTAAACAAATGGTATGTACGTAATGATAGTGGCGACATGGTTCCGTTTTCAGCATTTGCTAGTTCATTTTGGACATATGGCTCGCCACGACTAGAGCGCTACAATGGTTTTTCTGCAATGGAAATTCAAGGTAGTGCTGCGCCAGGTTACAGTACAGGCCAAGCAATGGACGAAATTGAGCGTTTAGTTAAGCAGCTACCAAATGGTATTGCATCTGAGTGGACCGGTATTTCATTCCAAGAGCGCTCTAGCAGTGGCCAGGCACCATTGTTGTATGGCTTGTCATTATTGTTTGTATTTTTATGTTTAGCAGCACTTTATGAAAGTTGGTCGGTACCATTTGCAGTAATGATGATTGTGCCTTTAGGTATATTTGGTGCAATTATGGCAGCGCTTGGAGGCGGCTTATCAAACGATATTTACTTGCAGGTAGGGTTACTAACAACCATAGGGCTCGCCTCTAAAAATGCGATACTTATTGTTGAATTTGCGATTCATAAAATGGATGAAGGCTTGGGCTTAGTGGATGCTGCTATTGCGGCTGTGCGCTTGCGTTTACGTCCAATATTGATGACTTCTTTAGCGTTTATTTGTGGTGTTTTACCGCTAGCCATTGCATCAAGCGCAGGTTCGGGTGCACAAAACGCATTGGGTATTTCTATAATTGGTGGCACACTCGCTTCGTCAATTTTAGTGGTGGTATTTGTACCGTTATTCTTTGTGTTAGTGCGTAAAGTTTTCCCTGGCAAAAAGAATGATACAGTTAAGGAGAGCGCACAATGA
- a CDS encoding efflux transporter outer membrane subunit, with translation MSIKSFSLSALTLLILSGCQLAPEQKDIALPVPDAYASGTEQASAVQLNWQQFFNDDKLQTLITQSLEHNKDLQIAVLNVQRVRGLYQIEDSALYPSLDLNASGTRQRLPGDLSSTGEAAISSQYSATVGITSYELDIWGKVRNQSAQALQNLYSTELSQYSTQVSLISELANAWLNYATDLQLLELAKETLTSQQESLSLTQKSFDLGATSSITLEQLKSTVATAKVDIATYKRLLKRDKSALDLLVGKPVSADLLPTKDLTNLISMPEVPVGLPSDLLSQRPDIKAAEHLLLAANANIGIARAAFYPSISLTANAGTASSDLSGLFDSGSGTWSFVPSISLPIFNMGRNQANLDVAKADQAIAVATYQQKIQNAFREVADALADREGYQEQLSALDMLISSRQITFDLSKMRYEKGADSYLQVLDAQRTWYGAQQQLISGQQAYLASQINLYKALGGGWNVTSETAQEEK, from the coding sequence ATGAGCATTAAATCCTTCAGCCTAAGTGCACTTACATTACTTATATTAAGTGGTTGCCAATTAGCACCAGAACAAAAAGATATTGCTTTACCAGTACCTGATGCATATGCATCAGGTACTGAGCAGGCTTCAGCTGTGCAGCTAAACTGGCAGCAGTTTTTTAATGACGATAAACTGCAAACATTAATTACCCAAAGCCTTGAGCATAATAAAGACCTACAAATAGCAGTACTTAACGTGCAGCGAGTACGTGGGCTTTATCAAATTGAAGACTCAGCATTATATCCATCACTTGATTTAAATGCCTCTGGTACACGCCAGCGTTTACCTGGGGATTTATCAAGCACGGGTGAAGCAGCGATTAGTTCGCAGTATAGTGCAACTGTTGGTATTACCTCATATGAGCTTGATATTTGGGGAAAAGTACGTAACCAGTCAGCACAGGCACTGCAAAACTTATACTCTACAGAGCTTAGCCAGTACAGCACGCAGGTATCGTTAATTTCAGAACTTGCTAATGCATGGCTTAACTATGCAACAGATTTACAGTTGCTAGAGCTTGCAAAAGAAACATTAACCTCGCAGCAAGAATCACTTTCGCTTACGCAAAAAAGCTTTGATTTAGGTGCAACGTCTTCTATTACACTTGAGCAACTTAAAAGCACCGTTGCTACAGCAAAAGTAGATATTGCGACCTACAAACGTTTACTTAAGCGTGATAAAAGCGCGCTTGATTTGTTAGTTGGCAAGCCTGTTTCGGCCGATTTACTGCCAACTAAAGATTTAACCAATCTGATTAGTATGCCAGAAGTACCGGTAGGTTTACCGTCTGACTTACTCTCGCAGCGCCCAGATATAAAAGCGGCTGAGCATTTACTACTAGCAGCTAACGCGAATATTGGCATTGCACGTGCTGCGTTTTACCCAAGTATTAGCTTAACGGCTAATGCAGGGACCGCTTCAAGCGACTTAAGTGGTTTGTTTGATTCGGGTTCGGGTACGTGGAGCTTTGTACCTTCAATTAGCTTGCCTATTTTTAATATGGGGCGTAACCAAGCAAATCTTGATGTGGCAAAAGCCGATCAAGCAATTGCGGTGGCAACGTACCAGCAAAAAATTCAAAATGCGTTTCGCGAAGTTGCCGATGCACTTGCTGATAGAGAAGGTTACCAAGAGCAACTAAGTGCGCTTGATATGCTTATAAGTAGCCGACAAATCACGTTTGATTTATCAAAAATGCGTTACGAAAAAGGCGCAGATAGCTACTTGCAAGTACTTGATGCTCAGCGTACGTGGTACGGCGCGCAGCAACAATTAATTTCGGGTCAGCAAGCGTATCTTGCAAGCCAAATTAATTTGTACAAAGCGCTTGGTGGCGGATGGAACGTAACCAGTGAAACAGCTCAGGAAGAGAAATAA
- a CDS encoding TetR/AcrR family transcriptional regulator yields MKPKAKRQTDPAIAQARREQILTAAAECFRRKGYHGAGMAEISKTAGMSAGHIYNYFESKEAIIESIIEKDMEEMFSIFQQFEDHPGDVLAALLDGLNIGVQRHMDTGACVVDLDMMAEAGRNAKVASLLRDMDIQARTRMRQLLTSERSTLKNIEEQELESRINVIFSMMAGLLLRKVLYPELTEETVLIALRPAMKTLLMPFDEA; encoded by the coding sequence ATGAAGCCTAAAGCAAAAAGGCAAACAGATCCCGCTATAGCGCAAGCTAGGCGCGAACAAATACTAACAGCTGCTGCAGAGTGTTTTCGCCGAAAAGGTTACCACGGTGCAGGCATGGCTGAAATATCTAAAACGGCAGGGATGAGTGCAGGCCATATTTATAATTACTTTGAAAGTAAAGAAGCAATTATAGAAAGCATTATTGAAAAAGACATGGAAGAAATGTTTTCTATCTTCCAACAGTTTGAAGATCACCCTGGTGATGTTTTAGCAGCTCTTTTAGATGGCTTAAACATTGGTGTTCAAAGGCATATGGACACAGGGGCATGTGTAGTTGATTTAGATATGATGGCTGAAGCAGGTCGTAACGCTAAAGTAGCTTCACTGCTGCGCGATATGGATATTCAAGCACGCACACGTATGAGGCAGCTTTTAACAAGTGAGCGAAGTACACTAAAAAATATTGAAGAGCAGGAGCTTGAAAGCCGCATTAACGTTATTTTTTCGATGATGGCAGGGTTATTACTGCGAAAGGTACTTTATCCTGAATTAACAGAAGAGACCGTTTTAATCGCTTTACGCCCAGCAATGAAAACATTATTAATGCCTTTTGATGAAGCGTAG
- a CDS encoding HupE/UreJ family protein yields the protein MKTPYLFIMTLMLCIFSMNSFAHQLSTSYITLNNNAPSNQYAGNWQINITDLEHEVALDLDKNGQISWTEIKAKRGSITRFVNDNLKVTQNDQLCLLKSEGTYQLDNHFNQPYLVIPLLFNCKNVSPITLTYSAFFNTDANHKSIVNINDVSRVFSTDDAKQTFSFEQSSYLSTFNQYVYQGVLHIWIGIDHILFLIALLLTCVLTRSNKAWQGISSKKQIIKHTAWIVTAFTLAHSITLTATAMNLVSPNSRWVELGIALSVLFAALNNVWPLVLRLGWLTFAFGLLHGMGFASVLGELGLSSDYQLLSILAFNLGVEIGQLSILLIALPVLIYARNYTWYKKWVMPMGSVAIAIIALQWSIERF from the coding sequence ATGAAAACGCCTTATCTATTTATAATGACTTTAATGCTATGCATTTTTTCAATGAACAGCTTTGCTCATCAGTTAAGCACTAGTTATATTACCTTAAATAACAACGCCCCCTCCAACCAATACGCGGGTAATTGGCAAATTAACATTACCGATTTAGAGCATGAAGTTGCCCTTGATTTAGATAAAAATGGGCAAATTTCGTGGACTGAAATAAAAGCCAAACGCGGCTCAATTACGCGCTTCGTTAACGATAATCTAAAGGTTACACAGAATGATCAGTTGTGCCTTTTAAAAAGTGAAGGGACATACCAGCTCGACAATCATTTCAATCAGCCTTATTTAGTCATTCCGCTTTTATTTAATTGCAAAAACGTATCGCCCATCACACTTACTTATTCAGCCTTTTTTAACACTGATGCAAACCATAAATCTATTGTAAATATTAACGACGTATCACGCGTATTTAGTACCGACGATGCTAAACAAACATTTAGCTTTGAGCAATCAAGTTACCTCAGTACGTTTAATCAGTACGTGTATCAAGGTGTTTTACATATTTGGATTGGTATTGATCATATTTTATTTTTAATCGCTTTATTACTTACCTGTGTATTAACTCGCAGCAATAAAGCATGGCAAGGGATCAGCTCTAAAAAGCAAATAATTAAGCATACCGCCTGGATCGTCACTGCCTTTACCCTTGCACATTCTATTACACTTACCGCCACAGCTATGAACTTAGTCTCGCCAAATAGTCGCTGGGTAGAGCTTGGAATTGCTTTATCAGTGCTTTTTGCAGCTTTAAATAATGTCTGGCCACTTGTACTTCGCTTAGGTTGGCTAACATTTGCTTTTGGGTTATTACACGGTATGGGGTTTGCCAGTGTATTAGGCGAGCTTGGCCTTTCTAGCGATTACCAATTACTCAGTATTTTGGCATTTAATTTAGGCGTTGAAATAGGCCAGTTGAGTATATTACTCATTGCTTTGCCAGTATTAATCTATGCGAGAAACTACACATGGTATAAAAAATGGGTTATGCCTATGGGGTCTGTCGCTATTGCAATCATTGCGTTGCAATGGTCAATAGAGCGTTTTTAA
- a CDS encoding tetratricopeptide repeat protein — protein MHFSVFKPVVFIAISITSLGLNAAPYTPKEDAVIATSNSTLSASLTLEEINALVTNSQYAGQTERLQGLLKTRLAQLYKQTPSPQIGYLYARVLQKEHLFEQAITVANEVLISEPNHSNSHLLLANIYMVQGQFLKAKQHCIALISHVSTITASTCVLDVQSQHQDLLKSYQALVKIINNKPTSFATKHVLSEMSYRLGNYKQALSHLQSVNLVNAPVSLIVLWADIHLALALHTDVLNTLSALLPDKNNLEDAILLRLAIAEKKLNKTGKKWQNLMAQRVTLRELRKDTFHASDLAKYYLDVQPNRDKALYWAHINWQQAKMSADEQLLIQAQAM, from the coding sequence ATGCATTTTTCAGTATTTAAACCCGTAGTATTTATAGCTATAAGCATAACCTCTTTAGGGCTAAATGCTGCACCTTACACGCCAAAAGAAGATGCAGTAATTGCAACAAGTAACTCTACTCTTAGCGCTTCTCTTACCCTTGAAGAAATAAATGCCTTAGTTACTAACAGCCAATATGCAGGTCAAACAGAGCGCTTACAAGGTTTATTAAAAACGCGTTTAGCACAATTATATAAACAAACTCCATCACCTCAAATTGGCTATTTATATGCAAGAGTGCTGCAAAAAGAGCACCTTTTTGAACAAGCAATTACTGTAGCGAATGAAGTTTTAATTAGCGAACCTAACCATAGCAACAGTCATTTATTATTAGCTAATATATACATGGTTCAGGGGCAGTTTTTAAAAGCAAAGCAACATTGCATTGCTTTAATTTCTCACGTAAGCACAATTACTGCAAGTACCTGTGTGTTAGACGTACAAAGCCAGCATCAAGATTTATTAAAAAGTTATCAAGCATTAGTCAAAATAATTAATAATAAGCCCACTAGCTTTGCTACAAAACATGTTTTGAGCGAAATGAGCTATCGCCTTGGGAATTACAAACAAGCACTCTCACACTTACAAAGTGTTAATTTAGTAAACGCCCCAGTAAGCCTTATTGTTTTGTGGGCTGATATTCACCTTGCTCTTGCTCTGCATACCGATGTTTTAAATACATTGAGTGCATTACTTCCTGATAAAAATAATTTAGAAGATGCTATTTTGCTAAGACTCGCCATTGCAGAAAAAAAATTAAATAAAACAGGTAAAAAATGGCAAAATCTAATGGCGCAAAGAGTTACACTACGTGAGCTTCGCAAAGATACGTTTCATGCGAGTGATTTAGCTAAATATTATCTAGACGTACAACCTAATCGCGACAAAGCACTTTACTGGGCTCATATTAATTGGCAGCAGGCCAAAATGAGCGCCGATGAGCAATTACTCATTCAAGCCCAAGCGATGTAA
- a CDS encoding Ig-like domain-containing protein, with translation MRNFKTTHVCVLLSVLTLGACSSDDDNKQPTPVVNTAPTASDVMLSTQTEVTITDMLSASDNDGDSLTYSLTSEPSLGVATVNSDGNFTYTPNKEATGSDSFVFGVTDGVNAQVTATVSISIDALEVDFAQFATDAFNQSPNAEPLSVNGRVFTNTDTDVDGLISTNGN, from the coding sequence ATGCGTAATTTTAAAACTACCCATGTATGTGTATTACTTAGCGTATTAACACTTGGGGCGTGCAGTAGCGATGATGATAATAAACAACCTACACCGGTTGTAAATACAGCGCCTACAGCAAGTGATGTAATGCTTAGTACACAAACGGAAGTAACGATTACCGATATGCTCAGTGCCAGCGATAACGATGGCGACTCATTAACGTACTCATTAACGAGTGAGCCATCACTGGGTGTAGCGACAGTAAATAGCGACGGTAATTTTACTTACACCCCTAATAAAGAAGCGACTGGCTCAGATAGCTTTGTGTTTGGGGTAACTGATGGTGTTAATGCACAAGTAACCGCTACGGTTAGTATTTCAATAGATGCTCTAGAGGTTGATTTTGCGCAATTTGCAACTGACGCTTTTAACCAAAGCCCAAATGCAGAGCCGCTATCTGTAAATGGCAGAGTGTTTACCAACACAGATACCGACGTTGATGGACTTATTTCAACAAACGGTAATTAG
- a CDS encoding DUF4331 domain-containing protein, whose amino-acid sequence MKALTPSILAVVVCSTFVSAPSEASSHREAPNISRFPTLDSTDFYVFNSYEQGRGDYVTFIANYIPLQDAYGGPNYFAMDPDATYSIHIDNDGDAVEDITFAFNFKSMLPNDNQGVQLTVGPEGNQRTVSVPLKNVGGVAAGNDSAANFSESYTMSMISGAQRTGETTVLNNTTSNSSTFSKPLDYVGDKTFGSMSDYQAYADQFVYQVSIPNCDSMAQVFVGQRKDPFVVNLGKTFDLVNYVPVEGDSAPGAGDGGGFPGGITQSADNDDLADKNVTSIAIEVPKSCVTGEGNGVIGSWTTASLPQARILNPNAKFANNAVNGGALTQVSRLGNPLVNELVIGIKDKDSFSSAQPQDDAQFLDYVSHPSLPELLNILFKDAVNTTLGANLETLAPTNFPRTDLITAFLTGFAGVNQQATVTPSEMLRLNTGIAATPQADQSAFGVAGDDLAGFPNGRRPGDDVVDIALRVVMGRLCHPIPVNGEETNLGLCTPEDANTGTVPFTDGAPVDATMMDSTFPYLATPLAGSK is encoded by the coding sequence ATGAAAGCTTTAACTCCATCAATACTCGCAGTAGTAGTATGCAGTACATTTGTAAGTGCACCAAGTGAGGCATCTAGCCACAGAGAAGCGCCAAATATAAGCCGTTTCCCGACTTTAGATTCAACCGATTTCTATGTTTTTAACAGTTACGAGCAAGGCCGTGGCGATTACGTCACATTTATTGCTAATTATATTCCACTTCAAGATGCTTATGGCGGCCCAAACTATTTTGCTATGGACCCTGACGCAACTTACAGCATTCATATTGATAACGATGGTGATGCTGTTGAAGATATTACATTTGCGTTTAACTTTAAAAGCATGCTCCCTAACGATAACCAAGGTGTGCAATTAACCGTTGGCCCAGAAGGTAACCAGCGTACTGTATCTGTCCCTCTTAAAAATGTTGGCGGTGTAGCAGCAGGTAATGATAGTGCAGCCAACTTTAGTGAATCCTACACTATGAGTATGATAAGCGGAGCACAGCGCACAGGTGAGACAACAGTATTAAATAACACCACTTCAAACTCTAGCACCTTCTCTAAGCCTTTAGATTATGTGGGTGATAAGACGTTTGGCTCAATGAGCGATTACCAAGCTTACGCAGATCAATTTGTTTATCAGGTATCTATTCCCAATTGTGATTCAATGGCACAGGTTTTTGTAGGGCAGCGTAAAGACCCGTTTGTAGTTAACTTAGGTAAAACATTCGATTTGGTAAACTATGTACCAGTTGAAGGTGATAGTGCGCCGGGTGCTGGCGATGGCGGTGGTTTCCCTGGTGGTATTACACAATCGGCAGATAACGACGACCTAGCTGATAAAAACGTAACATCAATTGCAATTGAAGTACCTAAAAGTTGTGTTACCGGCGAAGGTAATGGTGTTATTGGTTCATGGACAACGGCAAGTTTACCGCAAGCGCGCATATTGAACCCTAACGCTAAATTTGCAAACAACGCGGTTAATGGCGGCGCTTTAACGCAAGTTTCACGCTTAGGTAACCCATTAGTCAACGAGCTTGTAATTGGTATTAAAGATAAAGACTCATTTTCAAGTGCTCAGCCACAAGATGATGCTCAATTTTTAGATTATGTATCTCACCCTTCTTTACCTGAACTATTGAATATTTTATTTAAAGATGCAGTAAATACAACGCTTGGTGCAAATCTAGAAACCCTAGCCCCTACTAACTTTCCGCGTACTGATTTAATCACTGCATTTTTAACAGGTTTTGCAGGTGTTAACCAACAAGCCACAGTAACCCCTTCAGAAATGTTACGTTTAAATACAGGTATTGCAGCAACACCACAAGCTGATCAATCAGCATTTGGTGTAGCAGGCGATGATTTAGCAGGCTTTCCAAATGGCCGTCGCCCAGGTGATGATGTTGTAGATATTGCACTTCGCGTTGTTATGGGTCGCTTATGTCATCCTATTCCTGTAAATGGTGAAGAAACTAACCTTGGTCTTTGTACACCAGAAGATGCTAACACAGGGACAGTTCCATTTACTGATGGCGCACCTGTTGATGCAACTATGATGGACTCAACATTCCCATACCTTGCAACTCCCCTTGCAGGCTCTAAATAA
- a CDS encoding anti-sigma factor, whose amino-acid sequence MNYDKPELLDSLAGQYVLGTLRGLARKRFQRLLLTSNKAREATSMWEQNLNNLASAITPKIPNDEVWVQIMQRIENKPQSSKTVVHTKPSIWRTWSFVATAACIILAFLVIQPTTSVKQTEQIALVQNQDKQSLWFIDVNAQGLAIKASSQLVAQTNKDYELWMILKGQDTPISLGLLPKQGDKLLLKDKRFKAFDIALLAVSLEPIGGSPNGLPTEVLYTTELVLL is encoded by the coding sequence ATGAACTATGACAAACCAGAGTTACTTGACTCACTTGCAGGGCAGTATGTACTAGGTACATTAAGAGGATTAGCACGTAAACGTTTTCAACGTTTACTGCTTACCTCTAATAAAGCACGTGAAGCCACCAGCATGTGGGAGCAAAATTTAAATAATTTAGCCAGTGCCATTACACCAAAGATACCTAACGACGAAGTATGGGTGCAAATAATGCAGCGGATTGAAAATAAACCTCAGTCTAGCAAAACGGTAGTACATACTAAGCCTTCAATTTGGCGTACGTGGTCTTTTGTAGCAACAGCAGCATGTATTATTTTAGCCTTTTTGGTTATTCAGCCTACGACCAGTGTTAAGCAAACTGAGCAAATTGCCTTAGTACAGAACCAAGATAAACAATCGCTATGGTTTATCGATGTAAATGCACAAGGGCTTGCTATAAAAGCCAGCAGCCAATTAGTTGCACAAACAAACAAAGATTATGAGCTGTGGATGATTTTAAAAGGCCAAGACACGCCAATATCTTTAGGCTTGCTACCTAAACAAGGTGATAAACTCTTGTTGAAAGATAAACGCTTTAAAGCTTTCGACATCGCGTTACTAGCAGTAAGTTTGGAGCCTATCGGTGGCTCGCCTAATGGTTTACCAACCGAGGTGTTATACACGACTGAGTTAGTACTGCTTTAA
- a CDS encoding sigma-70 family RNA polymerase sigma factor, with protein MDNDELLPLLCATAQGDKNAFSSLYQLTSGKLFAISLNMLTNRAHAEEALQDAFIKIWHNASEYNASKGTVISWMISIVRYRSLDSLRYHKVRKEQSLSDNEYDTQSIDINYDEETKLVNCIEQLEPQQKQAIHLAYYKGLSHSELVDHIETPLGTVKSWIRRGLLQLQRCLTL; from the coding sequence ATGGACAATGACGAATTACTCCCTCTTTTGTGCGCAACAGCACAAGGAGACAAAAATGCTTTTTCGAGTTTATACCAGCTAACTAGCGGCAAACTGTTTGCGATTAGTTTAAATATGTTAACCAATAGAGCTCATGCAGAAGAGGCATTACAAGATGCTTTTATTAAAATTTGGCACAACGCATCAGAATATAATGCCTCAAAGGGGACGGTTATAAGTTGGATGATAAGCATTGTAAGGTATCGCAGCCTCGATTCGCTGCGCTATCACAAAGTTCGCAAAGAGCAATCGTTAAGCGACAATGAATATGATACGCAAAGTATTGATATAAATTACGATGAAGAAACAAAACTCGTTAATTGTATAGAGCAACTTGAGCCGCAACAAAAGCAGGCTATTCATTTAGCCTATTACAAAGGGCTGAGCCATAGTGAATTAGTGGATCATATAGAAACACCGCTAGGCACAGTTAAAAGTTGGATCAGGCGTGGGCTGTTACAGCTACAAAGGTGTTTAACATTATGA